One segment of Niabella beijingensis DNA contains the following:
- the pdxA gene encoding 4-hydroxythreonine-4-phosphate dehydrogenase PdxA yields the protein MTNKQKPVIGITSGDLNGIGIELIVKTFSDARLLDICTPVIFANNKVVNFYRKTIPESNFSFYHTREFDKINPKQVTIFNCWEEEVNITPGTLNETGGRYAVTSLETAVEALKEKRIDGLVTAPIHKTNVQSEQFSYTGHTPYLKTSFNAKDVVMMMCAENMRVALVTEHVPISEVAQNITAAAILSKLAIIHSSLQRDFGISKPRIAVLGLNPHAGDEGLVGNEEQTIIAPAVKQARNNNILAFGPYSADAFFARGQHEKFDAVLAMYHDQGLIPFKSLAQGEGINYTAGLEIVRTSPDHGVAFDIAGKGRADAGSFLQAVYSCADIISQRAEYGEQRVNPLRKVSPDVVSRLEDEKIEE from the coding sequence ATGACAAATAAACAAAAACCGGTTATCGGTATTACCAGTGGTGATTTGAATGGCATTGGTATTGAGCTGATTGTTAAAACATTTTCAGATGCACGCCTGCTGGATATCTGCACGCCTGTTATTTTTGCGAACAACAAGGTGGTGAATTTTTACCGGAAAACGATCCCTGAAAGTAATTTCAGTTTTTATCATACCCGTGAGTTTGACAAGATCAACCCCAAGCAGGTGACCATTTTCAATTGCTGGGAGGAAGAGGTGAATATAACCCCGGGTACCCTAAATGAAACCGGGGGACGCTACGCGGTCACATCCCTGGAAACCGCCGTGGAAGCGCTGAAGGAAAAGCGTATCGACGGACTGGTGACCGCTCCCATCCACAAGACCAATGTACAGTCGGAGCAGTTTTCCTATACCGGACATACACCTTACCTCAAAACCAGCTTTAATGCCAAAGATGTGGTGATGATGATGTGCGCTGAAAACATGCGCGTGGCGCTGGTAACAGAACATGTTCCCATCAGTGAGGTAGCTCAAAACATTACTGCTGCAGCTATTTTAAGTAAACTTGCGATCATACACAGCAGTCTGCAACGGGATTTTGGCATCAGTAAGCCACGTATCGCGGTATTGGGACTGAACCCGCACGCAGGGGATGAAGGGTTGGTGGGCAATGAGGAACAAACGATCATTGCGCCGGCAGTAAAGCAGGCACGCAATAACAATATACTGGCTTTCGGCCCTTATAGTGCGGATGCCTTTTTTGCCAGGGGCCAACATGAAAAATTTGATGCGGTGCTGGCCATGTACCATGATCAGGGGCTGATCCCTTTTAAATCACTGGCACAGGGGGAAGGGATCAATTATACAGCCGGACTGGAGATTGTCCGCACTTCACCGGATCACGGGGTGGCATTTGATATTGCGGGTAAGGGCCGGGCAGATGCGGGATCATTTTTACAGGCAGTCTACTCCTGCGCCGATATCATCAGCCAGCGTGCGGAATACGGGGAGCAACGCGTTAATCCGCTTCGTAAGGTTTCGCCGGATGTGGTTTCCCGGCTGGAGGATGAAAAAATAGAGGAATAA
- a CDS encoding M48 family metallopeptidase has protein sequence MKKVVLSLAILSTLSTTSFAQFKLNSKTIGAAEKGVKAATFSDADAAKLAKQAVDWMDENNPVAKEDDPYAIRLNKIFAKHKSEDGLNLNYKVYMVKDINAFACADGSIRVFAALMDLMTDEEILSVIGHEIGHVKNKDTRDAIRAAYKRAAITDAAASQSGAVAQLSESQLGQFASAILESKYSRKQESEADDYGYEFLKRNGYNVMSMAGAFNKLADLSSGAKASNTEKMLSSHPDSKDRAAKVEEKAKKDGLYK, from the coding sequence ATGAAGAAAGTAGTTTTATCACTCGCTATCCTTTCCACACTGAGCACCACCTCTTTTGCTCAATTCAAACTTAACTCAAAAACCATCGGCGCTGCGGAAAAAGGCGTAAAAGCTGCCACTTTCAGTGATGCTGATGCCGCCAAACTGGCCAAACAGGCTGTAGACTGGATGGACGAAAACAATCCGGTAGCCAAAGAGGATGATCCGTATGCGATCCGTCTGAACAAGATCTTCGCCAAGCATAAAAGCGAGGACGGGCTGAACCTGAATTACAAGGTATATATGGTTAAAGACATCAATGCCTTTGCCTGTGCAGATGGCAGCATCCGTGTATTTGCTGCATTAATGGACCTGATGACCGATGAAGAGATCCTTTCCGTGATCGGGCATGAGATAGGACATGTAAAAAATAAAGACACAAGAGATGCCATCCGGGCAGCGTACAAAAGAGCGGCCATCACCGATGCAGCGGCTTCCCAGTCCGGAGCTGTAGCCCAGCTCAGTGAAAGCCAGCTGGGGCAGTTTGCCAGCGCAATCCTTGAATCCAAATACAGCCGTAAGCAGGAATCGGAAGCAGATGATTATGGCTATGAATTCCTGAAAAGAAACGGGTACAATGTGATGTCCATGGCCGGCGCATTTAACAAACTGGCCGATTTAAGCAGCGGGGCCAAGGCCAGCAACACCGAAAAAATGCTGAGCAGCCACCCGGATAGTAAGGACCGCGCTGCCAAAGTGGAAGAAAAAGCAAAAAAAGACGGATTATATAAATAA
- a CDS encoding AAA family ATPase, whose protein sequence is MLKKIVIIGPESTGKSNLCAALAQHYHTGWCPEYARSYLIENGKEYNYEDLLVIAKGQLALEDEHSSRLQRAGTSPLFIDTDMYVMKVWCEFVFNKCHTFILDAIASRRYDLYLLCNTDLPWVQDELREYPDPETRDELFRIYRALLIDQATPWVEIRGSGTGRLQAAVTAVNQLLNS, encoded by the coding sequence ATGCTGAAAAAAATTGTGATCATAGGACCTGAAAGCACCGGTAAAAGCAATTTGTGTGCAGCACTGGCGCAGCACTATCACACCGGCTGGTGCCCCGAGTACGCACGTAGCTATCTTATCGAGAACGGAAAAGAATATAACTACGAAGATCTGCTTGTCATCGCCAAAGGCCAGCTGGCACTGGAGGACGAGCACAGCAGCCGGCTTCAACGTGCCGGTACATCCCCGCTTTTTATCGACACGGATATGTATGTAATGAAAGTATGGTGCGAATTCGTTTTTAATAAATGCCATACTTTTATCCTGGATGCAATCGCTTCCCGCCGGTACGACCTCTACCTGCTTTGCAATACCGATCTTCCCTGGGTACAGGATGAATTGAGGGAATACCCCGACCCGGAGACGCGGGATGAGCTGTTCCGGATCTACAGAGCCCTCCTGATCGATCAGGCCACCCCCTGGGTGGAGATCAGGGGATCGGGCACCGGGCGGCTGCAGGCTGCTGTAACGGCAGTAAATCAACTGCTAAATTCCTGA
- a CDS encoding M23 family metallopeptidase, whose protein sequence is MRFICFISISITVLVTGCGYMNNPLRRETHRLQRGRIIDTSSFVYDLPYPKGTSRTLVQGYFTQFTHKRRAALDFKMPIGSPVCAAREGVVVRTKEDGDQGGIRKSNRPHANYVVIQHADSSRAGYWHLKKESVLVNVGDTVKKGQLIAYSGNTGYTYFPHLHFIVWTFDRNGRFKQMPTRFHTKKGARYLRAIRRYRNPPE, encoded by the coding sequence ATGCGCTTTATCTGTTTCATATCCATCAGCATCACTGTATTGGTTACGGGTTGCGGCTATATGAATAATCCCCTGCGCCGGGAGACGCACCGGCTGCAACGGGGCAGGATCATCGACACCAGTTCATTTGTTTATGACCTGCCCTATCCCAAAGGCACTTCACGAACGCTGGTACAGGGTTATTTTACCCAGTTCACGCATAAACGCAGGGCTGCACTGGATTTTAAAATGCCGATCGGATCGCCTGTATGTGCAGCAAGAGAAGGTGTTGTGGTGCGCACAAAGGAGGATGGCGACCAGGGAGGCATCCGCAAATCGAACCGCCCTCATGCCAACTATGTGGTGATCCAGCACGCCGACAGCTCCCGTGCAGGATACTGGCACCTGAAAAAAGAAAGTGTACTGGTAAACGTGGGGGATACGGTAAAAAAGGGACAGCTTATTGCTTACAGCGGAAATACAGGGTACACGTATTTTCCCCATCTGCATTTTATTGTATGGACCTTCGACCGCAACGGCCGGTTCAAACAGATGCCCACCCGTTTCCACACGAAAAAGGGCGCCAGATACCTGCGTGCCATACGCAGGTACCGGAATCCCCCGGAGTAG
- a CDS encoding NifU family protein, whose product MIKTGNPVISIYTEMTPNPETMKFVANKLLYPGKSIDFPDAEAAKPSPLATELFGFPFIKAVFIASNFVTLTKTADAEWQDVTPSIRQFLKDYLEEGKVVINEDEVVTVKKESSNEVAADDDDVVKRIKELLENYVKPAVEMDGGAIQFRSYNEGVVNLMMQGSCSGCPSSMITLKAGIEGMMKRMIPEVKEVVAEAE is encoded by the coding sequence ATGATAAAAACAGGCAATCCCGTGATTAGTATTTATACAGAAATGACACCGAACCCGGAAACGATGAAATTTGTGGCCAATAAATTATTGTACCCGGGCAAAAGCATCGATTTCCCGGACGCAGAAGCTGCAAAACCCTCTCCCCTGGCTACGGAATTATTTGGTTTTCCTTTTATTAAGGCGGTATTTATTGCCAGCAATTTTGTAACACTCACAAAAACTGCAGATGCGGAATGGCAGGATGTTACCCCTTCCATCCGTCAGTTCCTGAAGGATTACCTGGAAGAAGGAAAAGTGGTGATCAATGAAGATGAAGTCGTTACCGTTAAAAAAGAAAGCAGCAATGAAGTTGCGGCAGATGATGATGATGTGGTAAAACGGATCAAAGAGCTGCTGGAAAATTATGTAAAGCCTGCTGTGGAAATGGATGGCGGGGCGATCCAGTTCCGGAGCTACAATGAAGGTGTGGTAAACCTGATGATGCAGGGAAGCTGCAGCGGCTGTCCTTCTTCTATGATCACATTGAAGGCGGGCATTGAAGGAATGATGAAACGTATGATCCCTGAGGTAAAGGAAGTAGTGGCTGAGGCCGAATAA
- a CDS encoding arsenate reductase family protein, which yields MKKIYYLGTCDTCKKIMEDAGISTASGFELQDIRTEKITPAQLAEMKKMAGSYETLFSRRALLYKELGLKDKKLTEEDYRDYILKHDTFLKRPVVVIGDKIFIGSEKKNIEALTAVTKR from the coding sequence ATGAAGAAGATCTATTACCTTGGAACCTGTGATACCTGTAAAAAGATTATGGAGGATGCCGGTATCAGCACCGCAAGCGGATTTGAGTTACAGGATATCCGTACCGAAAAGATCACGCCCGCCCAACTGGCGGAAATGAAAAAAATGGCGGGCAGCTATGAGACCCTCTTCAGCCGCCGCGCTCTTTTATACAAAGAGCTGGGCTTAAAGGACAAAAAGCTTACAGAAGAAGATTACCGCGATTACATTTTAAAACACGATACATTTCTAAAGCGCCCGGTGGTGGTCATCGGCGACAAGATCTTTATCGGCAGCGAAAAGAAGAACATAGAAGCGTTGACCGCCGTTACGAAGCGATAG
- a CDS encoding TCR/Tet family MFS transporter, which produces MKQPRSAAIGFIFITMTIDVIGFGLIIPVMPKLIAELKHISVNEASLWGGYLITTYALMQFLFSPLLGNLSDRYGRRPVILMSLLGFCIDYLILAFAHNYLLLVVGRVLSGITGASFTAATAYIADISTNENRAKNFGLIGAAFGLGFIIGPALGGLLSVWGIRAPFFAAAGLCFVNFLYGYFVLPESLKPENRRPFSWAKANPVGSLLLFLKYPAILELVVCFFFVFLGGHAVQSNWSFFTMDQFRWSEKEVGISLAIVGVLVGVVQGGLIRYTSPKLGNEKSAYTGLFLYALGMILFAFASQGWMMYAFLVPYCMGGIAGPALQSIISEQVPSNEQGALQGGLNSVMSLTSIFGPLIMTGLFYYFSHDKAPVYFPGAPFALGTALMLVSAVIAYYVLHIKKKRAIAS; this is translated from the coding sequence ATGAAACAGCCGCGCAGTGCCGCCATTGGTTTTATATTCATCACCATGACCATCGATGTGATCGGGTTTGGTCTGATCATTCCGGTAATGCCGAAACTGATCGCCGAACTGAAGCATATTTCCGTAAACGAAGCCAGCCTCTGGGGCGGGTATCTTATTACGACCTATGCGCTGATGCAGTTCCTGTTCTCCCCGCTGCTGGGTAATTTAAGCGACCGGTACGGACGCCGTCCGGTTATCTTAATGTCGCTCCTGGGATTTTGTATCGACTACCTGATCCTGGCATTCGCTCACAACTACCTGTTACTTGTGGTAGGGCGGGTGCTTTCCGGCATAACCGGTGCCAGCTTTACTGCAGCTACTGCATACATCGCAGATATCAGCACCAATGAGAATCGCGCCAAAAATTTCGGACTGATCGGGGCGGCTTTTGGCCTGGGCTTTATCATCGGACCGGCATTGGGAGGATTATTGTCTGTATGGGGCATCAGGGCGCCGTTCTTCGCTGCCGCAGGACTGTGTTTTGTAAACTTCCTTTACGGTTACTTTGTGCTGCCCGAATCGCTGAAACCGGAAAACCGGAGACCGTTCAGCTGGGCCAAGGCAAACCCCGTGGGATCGCTGCTCCTGTTTTTAAAATATCCTGCCATCCTTGAACTCGTAGTGTGCTTTTTCTTTGTATTCCTCGGGGGGCACGCGGTTCAAAGCAACTGGAGCTTCTTCACCATGGACCAGTTCCGGTGGTCTGAAAAAGAAGTGGGCATTTCGCTCGCTATTGTGGGTGTACTTGTCGGGGTTGTTCAGGGGGGTCTGATCCGCTATACCAGCCCGAAACTGGGAAATGAAAAAAGCGCTTATACGGGACTGTTCCTGTATGCGCTTGGCATGATCCTTTTTGCCTTTGCATCGCAGGGCTGGATGATGTACGCCTTCCTGGTTCCTTATTGCATGGGAGGGATCGCAGGACCCGCATTACAGTCCATTATCTCTGAGCAGGTGCCCTCCAATGAACAGGGTGCCTTGCAGGGGGGCTTAAACAGTGTGATGAGTTTAACCTCGATATTCGGACCACTCATCATGACGGGTTTGTTCTATTATTTTAGTCATGATAAAGCCCCGGTTTATTTTCCGGGTGCGCCTTTTGCACTGGGTACCGCACTGATGCTTGTCAGCGCTGTTATCGCGTATTATGTATTGCACATAAAAAAGAAGAGAGCTATCGCTTCGTAA
- a CDS encoding ROK family protein, with product MQKRVHYKRLVLREFYYVGSLSCAELSTRIGKSIPFTTQLLSDLAKEGVVVEDGLAPSNGGRRPVMYSVKPEAMYIIAVAMDQMVTRVAVMDFDNKPVMPLLQEELKLTDNPEVLLHLKVLIEGAIKKAKISKKKVLGVGIGMPGFIDPQKGINYSFVSTEDSSISGYLQKELDIPAYIDNDSSIIALAEQHFGAAMGVPDAMVVNIGWGIGLGLILNNQLYRGGNGFAGEFSHIPFFDNNKVCSCGKRGCLETETSLKVIVEKAAQGLKRKTTSAFLKRDFRTDSIEKDWQAIVKAAQQGDEYVVRLLTGAGYDIGRGVAVLIHLFNPDLIVLSGRGSQAGRLWQAPVLQALAEHCIPRMTKNTMVTVSEIGYQAALVGAAALVAENLITERRLINNKTVALRQLQ from the coding sequence ATGCAAAAAAGGGTACACTATAAGCGATTGGTCTTAAGGGAGTTTTATTATGTGGGTTCTCTTTCCTGTGCAGAGTTGAGTACCCGGATCGGTAAAAGCATTCCGTTTACCACCCAGCTATTAAGCGACCTGGCAAAAGAAGGTGTAGTGGTGGAGGATGGGCTGGCACCCTCCAATGGAGGTCGCCGGCCGGTAATGTATTCGGTAAAGCCGGAAGCGATGTACATCATAGCAGTGGCAATGGATCAGATGGTGACGCGTGTGGCGGTGATGGATTTTGACAATAAACCGGTAATGCCGCTGTTGCAGGAGGAGCTGAAACTGACCGATAACCCGGAAGTGTTGCTACATTTAAAAGTATTGATTGAAGGCGCGATAAAGAAAGCAAAGATCTCAAAAAAGAAAGTGCTTGGTGTGGGTATCGGGATGCCGGGTTTTATAGATCCGCAGAAAGGGATTAATTATTCCTTTGTTTCAACAGAAGACAGCAGTATTTCCGGTTACCTGCAAAAGGAACTGGACATACCGGCCTATATCGACAATGACTCCAGTATCATCGCCCTGGCGGAGCAGCATTTTGGTGCCGCAATGGGCGTTCCGGATGCCATGGTGGTGAATATCGGCTGGGGTATTGGTTTGGGGTTGATCCTGAACAACCAGCTGTACCGGGGTGGTAATGGCTTCGCGGGAGAGTTCAGCCATATTCCCTTTTTTGATAATAATAAGGTCTGCTCCTGCGGTAAACGGGGATGCCTGGAAACGGAAACCTCTTTGAAAGTGATTGTCGAAAAAGCAGCCCAGGGGCTGAAACGGAAGACCACATCAGCATTTCTGAAGAGGGATTTCCGTACGGACTCCATCGAGAAGGACTGGCAGGCGATTGTAAAGGCGGCCCAGCAGGGCGATGAGTATGTGGTGAGGTTGCTGACAGGGGCGGGATATGATATCGGTCGTGGTGTTGCGGTGCTGATCCATCTGTTCAACCCGGATCTGATCGTACTGAGTGGTCGCGGTTCGCAGGCCGGCCGTTTGTGGCAGGCCCCCGTCCTTCAGGCACTTGCCGAACATTGCATTCCCAGGATGACAAAGAATACGATGGTAACGGTATCGGAAATAGGATATCAGGCAGCATTGGTTGGCGCAGCGGCATTGGTAGCAGAAAACCTGATAACAGAGCGACGTCTTATAAACAACAAAACCGTTGCCCTGAGGCAACTACAATAA